The genomic segment CTGACGGTAAAAAAATCTATTTCGTGCAAGGCGACAAACAGGAAAAAATCTCATACATAGCGGTTGATAGCGGCAAAATCACCGAGATTTTGGCCGACAAGGTTGAAAATAAATCCGAAGTTCATGTCTCGTCTGATGACAAGAAAATTGCATATATCGTGAACATTACGGGCGTAGCTCAAAGCGATAAGGACAGCACGGAGGATTCGCTCAAGATTGATTACTCCGGTGCAGGAGAGCAAATCTACACACTTGATCTTGATGTGAAGGATGCCAAGCCGGCAGCCCTGACAACCTCCAGTGATAATAAATTGTATCCGGCATTTCTCACGAACGGCAGCATCGCTTTCCTGAGTGCCGATTCCGAAAACAGCAGTGCCAAAGGCGTGATTAAGTCCATTTCTGCTGATGGAAAAATCCAGGATCTGATCGGTGACGTAGACATGGCTCTGAGTGCAGCAAGCGCGAATGGTAACATCGCTGCAGCAGGGGTAGCCGCTGATGGCAGCACGAAGGTTTATAGCGTCGTAGATGGTATTAAAACCGAGCTCTACAGCACAAAGTCGGATATTACTGATCTGGCAATCTCATCAGATGGTACCCGCGTTGCGATCATTGCAGACGGTAAAGTCATCGTCGTTCAAAACGGTAAAGCAAGTCAGCTTACCAAATAATTTGTTCCAAATCGAGAGGAGATTATTCACATGAAACTATTTAAAAAAATGTCCCTGATGGCTGCAGCTTCACTGGTAGCCGTATCTACACTGGTAGGTTCCGCATCTGCGGCTTCGAGTTTGTCTGGAAAAATTACAATTAACGGTTCCACAGCACTGCTCCCACTGACGCTCCAAGCGGCAAAGGAATTCCAAAAGCTCAACCCTAAGGTGAAAATCGCAGCTTCAGGTAAAGGCTCCGTTACAGGGCCGCAGGCCGTGAAAAAAGGCATCGCCGAGATCGGCGCATGCGATTGGGATGCAAGCATGGATGTTCCCGGCTTTAAAGCCTTTGACGGACAGGTGGCAAACAAGGTTGCGGTGATTCCGTTTGCGACGATTGCCAACAAAAACGTAAAGGTCAACAATCTGACCACAGAACAGCTGAAAGGCATCTACTCCGGCAAAATCACGAACTGGAAGGACGTTGGCGGCGATAATGCGGACATTGTTGTCATCACCCGCGCATTCGGCTCCGGCACACGCGTCAACTATCAGACTAAAGCACTGGCAGGCGGCGACATCGTGAAAAAAGAGAAAAATTACAAAGAAGTGGGTTCCAGCGGCGATATGAAAACGGCTGTAGCCACGACTCCAAATGCAATCGGATATATCGATCTGGTGTATGTAAACAGTGATGTGAAGGCGATCAGCTACAACGGTGTGGCTCCGACGACGGACAATGTCATTAACGGAACTTATAAAATTTGGGCTTATGGATACTACATGACTAAAGGACAGCCTACCGGTGCAACCAAAGCTTTCATTGAATATGTACAAAGCCAAAAGTTCCAACAAGGCTCACTCAAGAAACTGAAATTCATCCCAGTCTCCGCTATGCACTAAACGCAAGTAGAGGCAGCACCCGGTTTGAATAATAAAGATGTATTCTACAGCCAGCCCTGATCGGATATGGGGCTGGCTGCTTTATAGGAGGAAACCTTGTGAGCACGTCCACCCAGCAAGTTGTGCCCGAAGATCACGCATTATTCATGAAGCCATCCAGCAAGGGCCGGTTCAGCCGATATATGCGTGTACGGATGGCAAATCGGCTATTTAAGTATTATTTTCTGTTTAGCATATTGGCCCTGTGCTTTGTTCTCGGATTGGTCATCTTTTTTATCGGCAAAACAGCGCTTCTTACCTTTTCACATATTTCCTTCGCTGAATTTTTCTTTTCTTTTAATTGGACACCGGAGGAAGATCATTTTGGCGCGGCGGCAATTATCGTTAATACGCTCTCGCTTACGGCACTGACCTTGGTGCTGGCGGTTCCAATTGCTGTGGGATTGGCGATACTCATCGCTGAAATTGCCCCAAAATGGATCAAAAATATAATGCGTCCGGTTCTGGATCTGTTGGTCGGCATTCCTTCCATCGTCTACGGATATTTGGGTTTAACCGTTCTGATCCCCTTTTTGCGGAGACTGAGCGGTGAAAATTTGGGCGACGGATTACTTGCAGCAGCATTGGTTCTAGCATTGATGGTCCTGCCGACAATTTGCCGCATTAGTGATGAGGCCATCTCCATGGTTCCGAAAAAATACCGGGAAGCCGCATATGCGTTGGGATCAACGCGTCTTCAGGTGATGATGAGAGTGGTTATTCCTGCGGCGGGCAGAGGGATTATTACTGCGGTTATCATGGGTATGACACGGGCTATTGGCGAAACAATGGCGGTTGTGATGGTGATCGGAAATACAGCTCAGCTGGCGAAGA from the Paenibacillus sp. J23TS9 genome contains:
- a CDS encoding phosphate ABC transporter substrate-binding protein — protein: MKLFKKMSLMAAASLVAVSTLVGSASAASSLSGKITINGSTALLPLTLQAAKEFQKLNPKVKIAASGKGSVTGPQAVKKGIAEIGACDWDASMDVPGFKAFDGQVANKVAVIPFATIANKNVKVNNLTTEQLKGIYSGKITNWKDVGGDNADIVVITRAFGSGTRVNYQTKALAGGDIVKKEKNYKEVGSSGDMKTAVATTPNAIGYIDLVYVNSDVKAISYNGVAPTTDNVINGTYKIWAYGYYMTKGQPTGATKAFIEYVQSQKFQQGSLKKLKFIPVSAMH
- the pstC gene encoding phosphate ABC transporter permease subunit PstC, with the protein product MKPSSKGRFSRYMRVRMANRLFKYYFLFSILALCFVLGLVIFFIGKTALLTFSHISFAEFFFSFNWTPEEDHFGAAAIIVNTLSLTALTLVLAVPIAVGLAILIAEIAPKWIKNIMRPVLDLLVGIPSIVYGYLGLTVLIPFLRRLSGENLGDGLLAAALVLALMVLPTICRISDEAISMVPKKYREAAYALGSTRLQVMMRVVIPAAGRGIITAVIMGMTRAIGETMAVVMVIGNTAQLAKTLFTPASVLTSNIVMQISNVEFDSTWNYALHMMAFLLLVISFILILFIRYLGRKGSAKA